The sequence TCGTGCAGCGGATCAGTTCGCAACTCGGCAGTCGACAGCACGCTCTGAATCTGCTTCAGCTTCAAGCTCTCGAGATCGGTGTTCCAAATGACGTCCGCGTCCTTGCCGACCTGCGCTTTGACCGACTTCTTGTTCTCGATCGCGTCGGCGAGCAAAACGAGTAGCCCTTACCCCTTAATTTGCAGTTTTTGTTTCCTTTTTGTTCACCTCTATTGACCCGGCAAGCTCGCGTGCTATAATTCACGGCTTAACGTAAGGGGCTCAAGGTGTTACTCGATTTGGAGAGGGTGCCCCCAGAGGGGCAGGACATCGATCGTGCGGTGGACCCTTCGGCTCTCCCCATTGAGTCCCGCGAGTTTCGGATCACGAAGGCGGTGAACGTCACCGGGCGGCTCGTCAGAGCCGATCGCGACGCCTATCGCCTCAGCGGTCGGCTCGTCTCCGAAGTCGAGTTTTCGTGTGTCCGCTGTCTAGAGTCGTTTACAGCACGACTTCGGGAAGAGCTGGACCTCTTGTATCTGCCCCAATCCGATAACGTCGCCGCGGAAGGGGAAGACGCACATGGTTTGGGCGACGACGATCTTGCTGTCAGCTTCTACCGCGACGATGAAATCGATCTCGCTCATATGATTTGGGAACAGATTGTGCTCGCGTTGCCGATGAAGCCCGTTTGCAAACTCGACTGCCAGGGACTCTGTCCGGTCTGCGGTGTGAACCGCAACATCGAGAGCTGTTCTTGTGTCCGCGACACGGTCG is a genomic window of Armatimonadota bacterium containing:
- a CDS encoding DUF177 domain-containing protein translates to MLLDLERVPPEGQDIDRAVDPSALPIESREFRITKAVNVTGRLVRADRDAYRLSGRLVSEVEFSCVRCLESFTARLREELDLLYLPQSDNVAAEGEDAHGLGDDDLAVSFYRDDEIDLAHMIWEQIVLALPMKPVCKLDCQGLCPVCGVNRNIESCSCVRDTVDPRWQPLKSVLER